One genomic segment of Spirochaetota bacterium includes these proteins:
- a CDS encoding M48 family metalloprotease: MASGRLFIRKLINVLQSLLILGMMVAIFAVIGLMVAGKLGLLVAILAGAMIFLMSPRLSPAMVLRSYNARQLLPEEVPGLYHVLGILSERAGLNSVPTVYYVPSSIMNAFTVGRRDRAAIVVTDGLLRSMTREEMTGILAHEVSHVEHNDLWVMGLADAISRFTNIFSTVGFIMVALYFPLILLGGAEIPFWAIGILVLAPYATVLLQLALSRTREYDADLNAVKLTGDPRGLAVALEKLEHYPMRIRDLIFMPGRRVPGPSVLRTHPHTRKRIVKLMELAGKNNNHGARADFGNAIGFSNGGAEQILPGHYSTVTRKPRWRLGGTWH; encoded by the coding sequence ATGGCGTCGGGGCGATTGTTTATACGAAAGCTGATCAATGTTCTTCAGTCCCTCCTGATACTGGGTATGATGGTGGCCATTTTTGCCGTCATCGGCCTCATGGTGGCGGGGAAGCTGGGGCTCCTGGTGGCCATACTGGCTGGCGCCATGATATTTCTCATGAGCCCCCGCCTTTCCCCCGCCATGGTGCTCCGGTCCTATAACGCCCGGCAGCTCCTCCCGGAGGAGGTGCCGGGCCTGTATCATGTCCTGGGTATCCTCTCGGAGCGGGCGGGCCTGAATTCCGTTCCCACCGTATATTATGTGCCGAGCAGCATCATGAACGCCTTCACCGTGGGACGCCGGGACCGGGCCGCCATCGTGGTCACGGACGGCCTCCTGCGAAGCATGACCAGGGAGGAAATGACCGGCATCCTGGCCCACGAGGTGAGCCATGTGGAGCACAATGACCTCTGGGTCATGGGACTGGCAGACGCCATCAGCCGCTTCACCAATATTTTTTCCACCGTGGGCTTTATCATGGTGGCCCTCTATTTTCCCCTGATATTGCTCGGGGGAGCGGAAATACCTTTCTGGGCCATCGGGATCCTGGTTCTGGCTCCCTATGCGACGGTGCTTCTCCAGCTTGCCCTGTCCCGGACCAGGGAATATGACGCTGACCTGAACGCGGTTAAGCTGACCGGGGACCCCCGGGGCCTTGCTGTCGCCCTGGAAAAGCTGGAGCACTACCCCATGAGGATCCGGGACCTTATTTTCATGCCCGGCAGAAGGGTCCCGGGACCGTCGGTCCTACGGACCCATCCCCATACAAGAAAAAGAATTGTTAAATTGATGGAATTGGCGGGAAAAAACAATAACCATGGGGCCAGGGCGGATTTTGGGAATGCCATAGGTTTTTCCAATGGGGGGGCAGAGCAGATATTACCCGGTCATTATTCCACAGTAACCAGGAAACCCCGCTGGCGGTTAGGTGGGACCTGGCATTAA
- a CDS encoding trypsin-like peptidase domain-containing protein encodes MRNKKIFMAAIPALSMALLLSLFCMGRGGKLFGAPGESPLKSGNTVADAVKVQDAFRKIFEINKHRVVYISTEQTVKMPQNPFMNDPFFREFFGAPRSAQPRTQKRTGLGTGFVLSEDGYICTNFHVVNGVDRVKVKVDSIVYDATVVGSDERTDLALLKISPKEKLDAVYLGDSSSVKVGDWAIAIGNPFGLDRTFTVGVVSAVGRRDLDLMGDSQTHIQTDASINPGNSGGPLLNVYGEVIGINRMIYSQTGGNIGIGFAIPINTAKAVLEQLKTHKKIKRGYIGVQIVPLTEEYAKELGLPNNEGALVGQVVGGGPADKGGLQVGDVILKAGDSAVKDFGDLVGTVEKTSIGKTIQLAVWRNKAKINLFVTVGERP; translated from the coding sequence ATGCGTAACAAAAAAATCTTCATGGCGGCCATTCCCGCGCTGTCCATGGCGCTGCTCCTGTCGCTCTTCTGCATGGGCCGCGGCGGGAAGCTCTTCGGCGCGCCCGGGGAATCCCCCCTGAAAAGCGGGAACACCGTGGCGGACGCGGTAAAGGTGCAGGACGCCTTTCGGAAAATATTCGAGATAAACAAGCACCGGGTGGTCTACATCAGCACCGAGCAGACAGTGAAAATGCCGCAGAATCCCTTCATGAACGATCCCTTTTTCAGGGAGTTCTTCGGGGCACCCCGCTCCGCCCAGCCGCGCACGCAGAAACGCACCGGCCTGGGAACCGGATTCGTGCTTTCCGAGGACGGCTATATATGCACCAACTTCCACGTGGTTAACGGCGTTGACAGGGTCAAGGTGAAGGTTGACTCCATCGTCTATGACGCCACCGTGGTGGGGTCCGACGAGCGGACCGACCTGGCCCTGCTGAAGATCAGCCCGAAGGAAAAGCTGGACGCGGTGTACCTGGGCGATTCCAGCTCAGTGAAGGTGGGAGACTGGGCCATCGCCATCGGGAACCCCTTCGGCCTGGACAGGACCTTCACGGTGGGGGTGGTGAGCGCCGTGGGACGCCGTGACCTCGACCTGATGGGCGATTCCCAGACCCATATCCAGACGGATGCGTCCATCAACCCGGGCAACAGCGGCGGGCCGCTCCTCAACGTGTACGGCGAGGTGATCGGCATCAACCGGATGATCTATTCGCAGACCGGGGGCAACATCGGCATCGGCTTCGCTATACCCATCAACACCGCCAAGGCGGTGCTGGAGCAGCTCAAGACCCACAAGAAGATCAAGCGCGGCTACATCGGCGTGCAGATCGTTCCCCTCACGGAAGAGTATGCGAAGGAGCTGGGGCTTCCGAACAACGAAGGCGCCCTGGTGGGGCAGGTGGTGGGAGGCGGACCGGCGGACAAGGGCGGCCTGCAGGTGGGCGACGTGATCCTGAAGGCGGGGGATTCCGCGGTCAAGGATTTCGGCGACCTGGTCGGAACCGTGGAGAAGACGTCCATCGGGAAGACCATCCAGTTAGCGGTGTGGCGGAACAAGGCGAAGATAAATCTTTTCGTGACTGTTGGCGAGAGGCCGTAA
- a CDS encoding DUF4468 domain-containing protein, with amino-acid sequence MKYIASVCIGLMALSGCGRLVKVPEKERMVRQVIDVKLPKSEIYDRALEWCAKKLVNVNDDIVVKDKEKGKIIAKGTGKYSEYFDFLVDRQFSYNLTIEARENRYRVTFDNFIVYYDERQIRSSPMEYKFEIDKIRKKLDSLTASLREHVSRGVAEKEEKKEEEW; translated from the coding sequence ATGAAATATATTGCGAGTGTTTGTATCGGGTTGATGGCGCTGTCCGGCTGCGGGAGACTGGTGAAGGTTCCCGAAAAGGAACGGATGGTGCGGCAGGTGATCGACGTCAAGCTCCCGAAGAGCGAGATTTACGACCGGGCCCTGGAGTGGTGCGCGAAAAAGCTCGTCAATGTCAATGATGATATAGTCGTGAAGGACAAGGAAAAGGGCAAGATCATCGCGAAGGGGACGGGCAAGTATTCGGAATACTTCGACTTCCTGGTGGACAGGCAGTTCAGCTATAATTTGACAATCGAGGCCCGGGAGAACCGCTACCGCGTGACCTTCGACAACTTTATCGTGTATTATGACGAGCGGCAGATTCGGTCAAGCCCGATGGAGTACAAGTTCGAGATTGACAAGATTCGAAAGAAGCTGGACAGCCTCACCGCCAGCCTCCGCGAGCATGTGTCCCGGGGCGTTGCTGAAAAAGAAGAGAAAAAGGAAGAGGAATGGTAG
- the sixA gene encoding phosphohistidine phosphatase SixA: MALFLVQHGKAAPADVDPERGLTAEGRAEVERIADVAKGYRVAVRSILHSGKKRARETAEIFAARLGADIAVTAIPGIEPNDDVASFAGKLNAADNAMVVGHLPFMEKLAAHLVTGSSLRPVFKFQNGGIVCLDRDQENGSWVIIWALMPRIG; encoded by the coding sequence ATGGCGCTCTTCTTGGTACAGCATGGCAAGGCCGCCCCGGCCGATGTCGACCCGGAACGGGGTCTCACCGCCGAAGGCCGGGCCGAAGTGGAGCGTATCGCCGATGTCGCCAAGGGCTACCGGGTCGCGGTCCGCTCGATACTGCACAGCGGTAAAAAGCGCGCCCGCGAGACCGCCGAGATCTTTGCCGCCCGACTCGGCGCCGATATCGCCGTAACCGCCATTCCGGGAATTGAACCCAACGACGATGTGGCGTCCTTTGCCGGGAAACTCAACGCCGCGGACAACGCCATGGTGGTGGGACACCTTCCCTTCATGGAAAAGCTGGCGGCGCACCTTGTCACCGGATCATCCCTGCGGCCGGTGTTCAAATTCCAGAACGGCGGCATTGTGTGCCTTGACAGGGACCAGGAAAACGGCTCATGGGTGATCATCTGGGCACTGATGCCACGCATCGGTTAA
- a CDS encoding tetratricopeptide repeat protein, which translates to MGKTNPGRNAAFLKHGAILAIMMICACWMESFGGEARPWGPRDTALLRKIALEKKPERRLKLADANREIITERWLQSAATHAATLESNYIDDTGLRMTRVIEEMARKKNLKHVIAAALYARGDILLDYRYRGRDAEKAFTDARNIFKGGKDKDGEARCVNRLGDAAFRRFDYRAADLRFQEALRLYREAGSSFGEANCTKRFGDLSLQVPDYGKAEKLYSQALPIYTRLRSILGEANCLKRLGDVSFSAGAAGEARAKYGKAMALYMKAGSPLGTANCRKMLGEIAFAAKDFTAAREEYLRALELYRTVRSVQGEAFCLMRLGDLSLARGDLDGAEKDYLHALDLYERSDPYPEKTECILRLAELAAAKKNRRSSEKLSDAAINTPAIPSSGKKDADALYRLGSINANNRSFDRAERLYREAARRYRAGGSVIGEANCIYRIGELFMNKKRYRDAGSRFDEALGLYRKGKSTLGEANCVFMKGDIFFKKPSYEQAGKRYEEALELYRSSGSLLGEANCIYSLGDVSFYSRNTAAARDRYQKARPLYTRVGSSLGEKNCDTRLREIGR; encoded by the coding sequence ATGGGAAAGACAAATCCAGGCAGAAATGCCGCATTCTTGAAGCATGGGGCCATTCTTGCTATAATGATGATATGCGCCTGCTGGATGGAAAGCTTCGGCGGCGAGGCCCGGCCCTGGGGACCGCGGGACACCGCGCTGCTGAGAAAAATCGCACTGGAGAAAAAGCCGGAACGGCGCCTTAAGCTGGCTGACGCCAACAGGGAGATCATAACAGAGCGGTGGCTCCAATCAGCGGCGACCCACGCCGCGACCCTCGAGAGCAACTACATCGATGATACGGGGCTTCGCATGACCCGCGTCATTGAGGAAATGGCCCGTAAAAAAAACCTGAAACATGTCATCGCCGCGGCCCTATATGCCAGGGGGGACATCCTCCTCGATTACCGGTACCGCGGCCGCGACGCTGAAAAGGCTTTCACCGACGCTCGGAATATTTTTAAAGGAGGAAAGGATAAGGATGGGGAGGCGCGCTGCGTCAATCGCCTCGGCGACGCCGCTTTCCGCAGGTTCGATTACCGCGCCGCGGACCTGAGGTTCCAGGAGGCCCTCAGGCTCTACCGAGAGGCGGGATCGTCCTTCGGCGAGGCCAACTGCACCAAGCGCTTCGGCGATCTTTCGCTCCAGGTGCCCGACTACGGCAAGGCGGAAAAACTCTATTCCCAGGCCCTTCCCATCTACACGCGGCTCCGGTCGATTTTGGGCGAAGCCAACTGCCTGAAGCGCCTCGGGGACGTATCCTTCAGCGCCGGCGCAGCCGGCGAGGCCCGCGCTAAGTACGGGAAGGCCATGGCCCTGTACATGAAGGCCGGCTCCCCCCTGGGAACGGCCAACTGCCGCAAGATGCTCGGAGAGATCGCCTTTGCGGCCAAGGATTTTACCGCGGCCCGGGAGGAATATCTCAGGGCCCTCGAGCTGTACCGGACCGTGCGATCGGTCCAGGGTGAGGCCTTTTGCCTGATGAGGCTGGGCGACCTTTCCCTCGCGCGGGGCGATCTCGACGGAGCGGAAAAAGACTACCTCCATGCCCTGGACCTCTACGAGAGAAGCGATCCCTATCCTGAAAAGACCGAGTGCATTCTGCGCCTCGCGGAGCTGGCGGCGGCGAAAAAAAACAGGCGGTCATCGGAGAAGCTTTCCGACGCGGCCATCAATACTCCCGCCATTCCGTCTTCGGGGAAAAAGGACGCCGACGCCCTCTACCGGCTTGGCTCCATCAACGCCAACAACCGGAGCTTTGATCGGGCCGAGCGGCTCTATCGCGAGGCGGCCCGCCGGTACAGGGCCGGCGGCTCCGTCATCGGCGAAGCCAACTGCATTTACCGCATCGGCGAGCTGTTCATGAACAAGAAGCGCTACCGCGACGCCGGGAGCCGCTTCGACGAGGCCCTCGGCCTCTACCGGAAGGGCAAATCGACGCTGGGCGAGGCCAACTGCGTTTTCATGAAGGGAGATATATTCTTTAAAAAGCCGTCCTATGAACAGGCGGGGAAGCGCTACGAGGAGGCCCTGGAACTCTATCGCTCCTCAGGCTCCCTCCTCGGCGAAGCGAACTGTATATACAGCCTGGGTGATGTGAGCTTTTATTCTCGAAATACGGCCGCGGCCCGGGACCGGTATCAGAAAGCCCGGCCCCTGTACACCAGGGTGGGTTCCTCCCTGGGAGAAAAAAACTGCGATACAAGGCTCCGTGAAATCGGCCGGTGA